ATTGTACAAAGCTTTTTCCATACTGAATCATCCGTAGCTACGATTTCTCTATTCTGATAAACGAAGATAAGGAAGAATATGAGAAGAGCGGAGCCTGCTGATACACCAGCTATGAGGAAAAGGCCCTTAAAACTATCTAGGGTGAGGCTATCAGATGTTATAGCCATTCCATCTTTCTGTGGACAATCTGTTTCATTCCCAAACCATTTCTGTATTATGTTATTCATATTCTCTCCCTCCATCACCTTCAAGACTGCTCTTGAGACGTCAGGTACCAAAGGAGATCCTTTTGGAAATGCCTGCAAGAAGTTGCGAGAAATTAAAAGATTAGACCATTGAGCAAACAACAAACCATTCTCAATATATGTAAACATTGTCTGAAACATCAGTGAAGTGCGGAAATCTTACAAAGCCAAAGCCGGCAGCCTTGTATGTTGGGCCGACCATAATATACTTCCTGCAGTACTTGTTGAGGAAGAGTCTGAGATAAGGTAGTTCATCAACAATTGCACCAACACCTCCATTTTTACTACCTCTTGAGAGTGCATCGTTATACTCTTCCAATGTGCTATAACTCCTAAATTTGGAGCTGTCAAATTTCATGCGCTTCAAGACATCTTTGACAAAAGAACCTTTTTGGTACCCTACATATTCTCCATTCTTGATTAGATCATTGAGTTCTGTTATAGCAGGTTGAAGCTGTTGCACTGTTAACATAGATGTTAAACTGGCTTTATAACTTGATGTCAGCACCAGAACCACGAAAACCCACACAATCAGCACAAATCTTGATAAGTTACTTGTTATCTTCTCTTCTGCAACAACCAGTCATATATAGGATTTGTTGAGAAACAAGGAGAAATCTTAAATTTTTGTCtataatttgatttgagttaGAGACTTACTATGAGCAAAAACGAGAGTTGAGAAGgaaaaccagaatatcatcccTACTTGCTTGCGTTTGGGTCCTCGAAACTCTTTGTTTACACGATGTTCGAGTACCCAAACAACAAAACCAATGAAGACGAAGAATGCTCCAGTTGCTATCCACAGCTCGATCTTTAAAGGTTTCAAGAAAATCCAAGCATTCTTCCTATCATCACACCTTACAGGCACAACTGCAGAAATACTTGACTCTGAAAAAGGTAATGTGAAATCTACATACTCAGATCGGCTTGCTAAAATGGTAACATCACCTACAACTGCATCATATTCCTGGTTCGAGCAAGCATTGattatttcaatatttattgTTGGTTGCAAAAGCAGAACATAGATAAGAAGTCCAAAAGGAGCATGTAAGTGAGGGGTATTCAGCCGAAGAGGTTAATTTTACCTTAGAAATGATCTTGTGAACAAGATCATCATAGTTTTGAGAAGTGGGGCTATGTGCTATTGTAAATGGAATAAATTCGTAAGGGACAGCATATGGCAAAGATTGGATGACTTCTTTGAAGACATCTGGACTGAAACCAGTTGCAGTTACTGCTTGTGTCTTTGGATTTCTTTCCACTTTAATGAATTGCTCCAACCCTCCTTTGACAGGAACTCCAACCCTTAACATCTTCCCACTTGTGGGTATTTCCCAGCCTCTCGGAACAATAGTAGATTCACCTGGCCAAATGATGACCCCTAGTTGCTTATTATTAGTTTTAGCTGTTTTACCATTCATCTTCAGTTTATGCGAAATGCCATCCTTCTCTGTCCAGAATCCAACGGTTTTTTCTCCTTTCCCAATTATATTCACAATCTGATATGGGGATGGCTGCAGTTCTCTATCAATGATATGGAAATCACCACTTAGTCCTGTTTTTAGCTCTATGTTTTGCATAGAGTGAATAAGCAGAGATCCCACTTCTGAGGTTCTAAGTGCATCTAGGTCTGTTATGTTCTCTCTAGTGTCTGGTTTCTTTAATTTTGGGATAGCAGTAGTGCCCACTTTCTCTACTGCTTCTGCTAATGTGGTGATGCTATCATATGCCCATAGCCCGAAAACATTGAGTTCTACTTGGTCCATGTCTGGATACTCTTGACGAAATCTCTTTCTCCATCTCTTCGTGTAATTGTTAAGCTCATTTGATCTTGGAACATAAGATTTTACACCCAGAACACCTTGCATTGATGACTCAATTAATGAAGTATCTACCAGGTCCAGAAGACTCGTTAGCACATCTGTGATGATCCATGCATATCCATCGCTCATCATCCCGGCTTCTTTGGCCTTGAGGAAAAGGCGGGAGGCAAGAGATGGTTGCAAGTGCACGATGAACACCCTGGTCTGCATTGTCTTCAACTTGTATAGCTCCCTGAGGATTTGATCATCATTGGCTGAAGGAGAAATACCACTTCTATAGGAGACTAAAGTGCTAATTTCCAGCAAGGCATCAGTCAAATGTGGAAGTATCCCAGTTCCATAGGGGCTATCCTCATAGATTACTACAACCTCCCTCCAATTATAGTTTTTAACAATTGCTGCAATGGCTTTAGTCTGGCTGGAAGAAGGAAGTGCTCCTCTGATGAAGAAGGGGTTTTCCTTGAC
This Solanum dulcamara chromosome 8, daSolDulc1.2, whole genome shotgun sequence DNA region includes the following protein-coding sequences:
- the LOC129900908 gene encoding glutamate receptor 2.8-like translates to MPNPRCKFLFLFIQLVSIITFCHYTREIRSEDNNTSAVKVDVGIILDLETDVGKVMHISILLALADYHANTSRGAIRIVPHIRDSKKDDVEAASAAIYLLKDVQVQAIFGPQMSTQTDFVIDLGNRVKVPIISPATSPSLSVKENPFFIRGALPSSSQTKAIAAIVKNYNWREVVVIYEDSPYGTGILPHLTDALLEISTLVSYRSGISPSANDDQILRELYKLKTMQTRVFIVHLQPSLASRLFLKAKEAGMMSDGYAWIITDVLTSLLDLVDTSLIESSMQGVLGVKSYVPRSNELNNYTKRWRKRFRQEYPDMDQVELNVFGLWAYDSITTLAEAVEKVGTTAIPKLKKPDTRENITDLDALRTSEVGSLLIHSMQNIELKTGLSGDFHIIDRELQPSPYQIVNIIGKGEKTVGFWTEKDGISHKLKMNGKTAKTNNKQLGVIIWPGESTIVPRGWEIPTSGKMLRVGVPVKGGLEQFIKVERNPKTQAVTATGFSPDVFKEVIQSLPYAVPYEFIPFTIAHSPTSQNYDDLVHKIISKEYDAVVGDVTILASRSEYVDFTLPFSESSISAVVPVRCDDRKNAWIFLKPLKIELWIATGAFFVFIGFVVWVLEHRVNKEFRGPKRKQVGMIFWFSFSTLVFAHKEKITSNLSRFVLIVWVFVVLVLTSSYKASLTSMLTVQQLQPAITELNDLIKNGEYVGYQKGSFVKDVLKRMKFDSSKFRSYSTLEEYNDALSRGSKNGGVGAIVDELPYLRLFLNKYCRKYIMVGPTYKAAGFGFAFPKGSPLVPDVSRAVLKVMEGENMNNIIQKWFGNETDCPQKDGMAITSDSLTLDSFKGLFLIAGVSAGSALLIFFLIFVYQNREIVATDDSVWKKLCTIAKVFDLERDNSNSMSEKPSEGNESNTPTLLAASEASTEIFPDLPSQSPEIRISDSLGASPAADGFSTTEPGTPVHQTITDTIKER